One stretch of Methylococcus capsulatus DNA includes these proteins:
- a CDS encoding SoxR reducing system RseC family protein has translation MIEEEAMVTEVEEHSIWVEKVQKSACGSCAQGCSTSLVARLFDSKPLRLRVATEAPVSPGDRVIIGVEEGALLAGSFRMYLLPLFSLLGGALLGKQLAEHGLFVSADVGSIVGGLLGLGLTFVLLKYRPGLQRQGLHPVYIRRISR, from the coding sequence ATGATTGAGGAAGAGGCTATGGTCACCGAGGTCGAAGAACACTCGATCTGGGTGGAAAAGGTTCAGAAATCGGCGTGCGGAAGCTGCGCCCAGGGTTGCAGCACTTCCCTGGTGGCGAGGCTGTTTGACAGCAAGCCCCTGCGCCTACGGGTCGCCACGGAGGCTCCAGTGTCGCCGGGGGACCGCGTCATCATCGGGGTGGAAGAAGGCGCTCTGCTCGCGGGCTCTTTCCGGATGTATCTGTTGCCTCTGTTTTCGCTGCTCGGCGGTGCCTTGCTGGGTAAGCAGCTGGCCGAGCACGGGTTGTTCGTTTCGGCCGATGTCGGGTCGATCGTCGGAGGACTGCTCGGTCTGGGACTGACGTTCGTATTGCTCAAATATCGTCCCGGCCTCCAAAGGCAGGGTCTTCATCCGGTATACATTCG